The stretch of DNA tgCGCATTGGTTCTTGGCTATTATCTGTTTTCCTGGATTGGTTGGGAAAATTTCGACGTGTGTTACCAAAACTAATGAAAATGACGTTAATAAAGCAGCACAAAAGAGTAAGAAGTTAAAAGAACTGAAAGCAAAAGCTGTCACAATTGGCTCTACAACAATCACTCCTGTACCTACGACTATAACGATAGATCAGCTGGATGATGGATCTGAAAGGGACGAAGCTGAAGGCGACGATGAAGAAATGGAAATGTATAGTGAAGAGGAGGTGATAAATTCTATCAATAgtaatatttccattttgaaCTAATTGATTATGacacaatgtattatatttataggaAGAAGAGGATGATCAAtcagaagaaaagaaaaatcaagtTGAAGTTCAAGTTAAAGTTGAACCGCAAAAAGAAACTGTTAAAATGTAAGTGGGAGCATCATGCACAattgcacaatttattttattcttaatatttaattaatataatttaattaatgatttaaatataGGCCCTGCATATTGATATTTGATTCGCTGGCTGGCGCAAGTAGAGCACGAGTAGTTGCTACGTTGAGAGATTATTTAAGCTGTGAACATCTTGCCAAACTTGGCGTAGAAAAGACATTTTCGAAAGATACTATCAAAGGCGCGTGTCCTAAAGTACCGCAACAATCAAATTTTACGGACTGTGGATTGTACGTGTTGCAGTATGTGGAAAGTTTTTTCCAGGTAAACAAGacattaaaatacattcaatgttttttttattcccaTAAACTTTTAgcatttcttatataaatcattaacaTGAATTCGATCACGTCTTTTTTCAGGATCCAATTATAGATTATACTTTGCCAATTAAAACACTAAAAACGTGGTTTGAGGAGATTATTGTGACGAGGAAAAGGGAGGAATTATCgcagttattaattaaattgatgaaCAGCACTAAAGGTgataaaactattaatttgcCTACTGTGAATTTTCCTACGCAAGATGGCAAATTGAAACCGAAGAGCGAAAATAATACAGACGTAAAGACTGCGAAACCGGAGGCAGAGATCAAGAGAAAAGCATCTGCAAGTTTAGAAACAGAAACACGTATTGTTTCAATTGTAACAGAAAATACCGAACAAAATAATGAGTTTGGTAATAGAACTTATCAGTTCATTCCTCTTTCTACCAGCTCTAACTCGactgaaaataattcaacGGAAATGTTAGCTGAACAAAAACCAACGAGgtatacataatatatcttttatagcTTTATAATGGATGAATATTGTTTTCCGCATTACCGAACCTATGGCTATGCAAACCATTCTTAATTTGATTTCGTTCTCTCACCGCAATTCTTAATTATAACTTGGCCTTCTCCAGAAATGCTTTCCTGAAACACATTTCCGTACCAATAaaagtatgataaaatttctaaagatTGAAttccttaaatatttttttatgtaaataaatataacagatgtgttaatatgttaaatattttattggttTTTAGATCGTCGAGTGAAACGATGTCTTACCTAAAAGCTAAACGAATTCCTAGGCTAATGTCACGGACGCAGAATCAAGATGACTCTCAGAGTGCTAAGAGGCACAAAGGAGAGTCCGTCGATTCctgtaaataaatgtttctttttttacagtaataattaatgtttatctGCATTCGCATAAATACACGAAATCATTTATctatataatgaaatatgtaGTTAATTCTTCATAAGATGAATAAAACTACAGATTTGATTCCTGATTGTACGTCTggtatttttctacaattgatcttgatatgtattttgtaatgaattgtttaatatcattgttttttaatctaataagtttttttatagggcacatttaaaataaaatgttaagttTTGGCTGCGTCAGATGTACATATTGCGTTGTTTGCGACGTAATTGGTACAGTGCCAACTGGGCGTTTTCCTACGAGAATTTTCATCGATTGTGTTAACGAAACGATGAAAGTGCATTTTTCCAGATTAGTTGAATAGTGGTATAGGTCTGtgatacaattttatctttttgagAATTTCTGAGAGCCAGTTATTTCGAATTCCTCGCGTCTTCGACCAATAGCAACTCAATTGCTATATCATACTACGCTATGAGATGATTCCAACGAAAGCTATTTAAAGCTGCGCGACATAGTCGCGACATAGTCGCGACATATCCGCGTAATATGCTTGATACTTGTAGTTTTAAATAACTGCTACGCGCAAAGCTCTACTCaatgtgaatattttctacgataaatatttatgaaaatcgAGGCAATACAAGTTGAGGTAATAACGTGATTCAGTGATTGCTTCGTAAGTTCTTCATTATACTTCAATtaagttgcaaaattataatctgtagaattaattaattgattacatAATGCGttcattttactttatattatttaattcatattaccatacaaaaaatattcaataattaacaaCAGCATATTCATTCATTTATCTTGatggcaataaaaaaaatattgttttttaaatttaattataccaTGTTTTGTGTCAACTATAGGTCTCTTTAGTGTGTAGAATTATGTCGGATGTGCTTCATTAAGCTCATACGTTTTCATCATGCTGATTTTGCACTTGTTTAAATGGCAAATACCTTAATAGGATAATGCCTGGGTCAATAGACTTGATAGTGTCTACAGTGTACATTGGACTTACAATTTGGATAGCATATTGGCTGAGGGTATATACGTTATTTTATCTTGATTCTCGTCCCCTCACAAGGACTTTGGTTCTAGAATTTATAGCTACAGCTGAACTTTGTGGAGCATGTTTCGAACTCATTATAAGTAAGTCGATTCtctgtaatatttcttttgcatCAATATACATTCAATATCATACAATtgacttttaataattgatgCACATTTTATCTTTAGTCGCGGACAATTGGGGAGTATGGATGTATGCGCTATATTTGTTTCTTCTAACGATTTGGTGGTCGATAATGTGGGATGAGGCTTCAGCATGTCCTTACACACATATGGAAGATATAGCTGTTGGTAAGAAGCCCATCGGAGTTGCTCTTCTGACAATATGTGCGCAATTGGCTGGCGGtcttatcatatttaaatacattcaAATATTATGGGCTCTCCAACTTGCTTCCACACACAAGAACAGAGCCTATGGAGAATGCACTACGGATTTACaagtaaaaaatcattattatttttattttataagactTAATTTGCATAGAAGTATTATTACTAAATGATactaacttttatatattatataaactgttaatattaactttttaaattaatactaattattattttacttaattattagctattaattaatattgattttaaatgttaatacatTATAACTTGCATAGTAGGCaattaatgtatgtatattttatttagaataattttattatgaaatcgATTAATTGACGAATTCTAGGTATCCGCTATAATTGGAGCGTTTGTAGAATGCATCGCAACATGTATATGTAGGGTGGTATCCCGTGTGTTAGGTGAATTGAATCCAAGATTTAGTACAATTATCGATGCTTTTGTTGGGACATCTATGGTAGTAGCAGGTTAGCGAATAATTCTATAATGTTTcatgcgaaataaaatatttattcttgatcTTCAATACATGCGACGCATTTCAGCCTTTGATTATACCGGCGGTTATTTCAATCCTGCATTGGCAACTTCTTTGAAGTACGGTTGTCTGGGGACCTCGTCGTTCGAACATGTGATAGTTTATTGGATTGGAGCGTGTATCGGATCTATTGCTTCTTTGCATGTGTATCGTATGCCACTTATCCAAAATTTCGTCCAAGGATTGGAGCATACAGATGTATATTCTTAAATAGGATGCAAAAGGATTTCAagataatgtatataaatatttatttaattatatatgtatatattaatacttctCTCTCTTGCATCATAAGAATAGACAAAAActcaatgtataaaattactcgCCAAacgatattaaaaagatattttaaataagaccATGAATTTACTTTGAgcatatatttgaaaaagttataattatatatgtttattataattatatacatttttaaatattgaacaattaaTAGCACTACATGCACACATTGctattttgattatataatagatttcaattttaattttaagttagtttagtttttatcaatactaacaaattaatttttatagtagtTATCTAAATATAATGACACATAACTACTTTAAGTCAAATATACTATTTACATAAATAGGAGAAtacataatatgaaaattctaACAAACTACGCATTTGAAAACACTGATTATTCGCGCGTATTGTCGAATATTTCGATTTCAATATATCGATTCCAATATATCGATAATGTGAAGCTATCCGTGCGCCATCTTTCGTCATAATCATTGTCATTGTACACGTCCGTTCGCGAACGCTCCACGATTAACCGTGTATTTTACTTGTTAAAAGTGTATAATAAGTGTATATGTGTGAGTTTTTATCGGGAGTGCCGATTCAAATGACGGGCGATTGCAGGAATGTAGATTTACCGCGAATATTCACGATTTACAGCAGTGCATCGTTAGGACCGGGTTGGCGTTTTGGCGGCGGGACTGTAAATTCAAACTGGTACAAGTTCAGTGAGTATAAATTTCCATGCCATAGACACGCGAAAATGATCACTATGTACACTCAAGACGATCAAAGATGGCGAATTTCTCATTAGATGGTAGCATCTAGAAACTCAGCTAATTGAAATTAAGTCGAGTAGAACGTAGTTATGTGCATACCTTATAACCTTCACGACCAAAACAATCATTGCCTCGTTCACTATGACGAtgaatgtatatatgtacagacGGATGTCGAACAGACactaaatgaataaaataatatcttaaaattatgtGCGTAGGCACGTTGCAacacaaagaatttttatcttgtgttttatatattgtagcAAATTTACAATATCAATCATGATTTTTCGGCAGTGTGCCTAATTAACAAGTATTGATTTCAGATATTCATCAATTTTTCGATGGAACTGATGCATCTCATACTTTGCTAGGATGAATCGAGACAGAATCTGCAGCGAATGGAGTAAACTACAATACTCTAGTTGGTAagcataattatttgttcatttaaatatgtacatgatggtgtaataatatatacctGCGTACATAATTACAATACGTGTTtatcaaatatgtattaagatatttgaaaatatttattaaaatatttattataacatttgttgaatattcattaaaattgtgagataattatttatgcaatttattgcatataattatgttttaatcaaaatggaaataattgaataatacataataatcaacatatataaaatgtattaattcataataattaaaatgtatattaatttttccaggTGCAGCTGAAGGCGTATTCAGCTAGAGTACAACGACCGGTGAGTCgtgaaaacttatttattatatttgcgtaattatttaaaattgatatttattgtcTTTTTATTCGTCAAtgtcatataataattaggaATCGTACTttgataattacatttttttttgcaatttacatttttatattataaatcaaaaaaatatagtagaaaactattttctttttatcttaataacaaaaaatatcaaattatacaaatatgtatacaatttattacttttaaattgtagcattacaaaattttcgaaataaattatataaaca from Linepithema humile isolate Giens D197 chromosome 2, Lhum_UNIL_v1.0, whole genome shotgun sequence encodes:
- the AQP gene encoding aquaporin-11, encoding MPGSIDLIVSTVYIGLTIWIAYWLRVYTLFYLDSRPLTRTLVLEFIATAELCGACFELIIIADNWGVWMYALYLFLLTIWWSIMWDEASACPYTHMEDIAVGKKPIGVALLTICAQLAGGLIIFKYIQILWALQLASTHKNRAYGECTTDLQVSAIIGAFVECIATCICRVVSRVLGELNPRFSTIIDAFVGTSMVVAAFDYTGGYFNPALATSLKYGCLGTSSFEHVIVYWIGACIGSIASLHVYRMPLIQNFVQGLEHTDVYS